A single region of the Aliidongia dinghuensis genome encodes:
- a CDS encoding AraC family transcriptional regulator, which yields MHSDDEPLTGAERARYWTVAEGGGTELLSARYITHAFGQHAHPTYTLAAITSGGEQFRYQGALHRAGPGQLALLNPEVPHDGSRAVEEGWRYRVMYVPKAAFAALDPDHPVLPYFAETIVEDAELAAAFVRQHDALAGMSSLAREEGFLDLIAAIARRHGRGPAPAPIGREPGPIARVQAYLDEHLAEPVPLARLAEIAQLHPLSLVRAFRRTVGMPPHAYQTARRVAQAQQLLRQGLAPAAVAFDCGFADQSHLTRAFKRLVGVPPGLYRQGTFKTLG from the coding sequence ATGCACAGCGACGACGAGCCCCTGACCGGCGCCGAGCGGGCGCGCTATTGGACCGTGGCGGAAGGCGGCGGCACGGAGCTGCTGTCGGCCCGCTACATCACCCATGCCTTCGGCCAGCACGCGCACCCAACCTACACGCTCGCGGCCATCACCAGCGGCGGCGAGCAGTTCCGCTATCAGGGCGCGCTCCACCGGGCGGGGCCGGGGCAGCTGGCGCTCCTGAACCCGGAAGTGCCGCATGACGGCAGCCGGGCCGTCGAGGAAGGCTGGCGCTATCGGGTCATGTACGTGCCGAAAGCCGCCTTCGCGGCGCTCGATCCCGATCATCCGGTCTTGCCCTATTTCGCCGAGACGATCGTCGAGGACGCGGAACTCGCTGCCGCCTTCGTCCGCCAGCATGATGCGCTCGCGGGCATGTCCAGCCTCGCCCGCGAGGAGGGCTTCCTCGACCTCATCGCGGCCATCGCCCGGCGCCATGGCCGCGGCCCGGCGCCGGCGCCGATCGGCCGCGAGCCCGGCCCGATCGCGCGCGTGCAGGCCTATCTGGACGAGCATCTGGCCGAACCGGTGCCGCTTGCGCGACTCGCCGAGATCGCTCAATTGCACCCGCTGTCGCTCGTCCGCGCCTTTCGCCGGACCGTCGGCATGCCGCCGCACGCCTACCAGACGGCCCGGCGCGTGGCGCAGGCCCAGCAGCTGCTGCGCCAGGGCCTGGCGCCGGCCGCGGTGGCGTTCGATTGCGGCTTCGCCGACCAGAGCCACCTGACCCGCGCCTTCAAGCGCCTCGTCGGCGTGCCGCCCGGCCTCTACCGGC